The genome window GGCAGCATGGTAGTAAAGCACAGCCATTGGGACAACCAGGGTAAGATCATGAATGCGTGAGGCCCGAGCCTGAACGGCAGCCGGCTACTTCTGAGCGGCTTGTATTTCGACCAATAACGTACTGGCTTCTTCCGCTGGCTCCTGCTCGGCCTGGGCCAACCGCAGGGCCTCTTGAACCACGGATAGGGCCTGCGTTTCCTGGTGTAGCAAATGCAAAACCTGGGCGTACAGCAGCGTGTTTTGGTAGTCTTTCTGCCGCTGCAGAAGCAAGGGCAGTAGTTCCGCTACCAGCTGTAACGACTCCTGCTCACGTGCTGGGCCCTGTTCCTTGCCAAAGTACTTTACGTAGGTAGCCGTTTTGCGCAGCGTGTATAAATCGGCGTGCGGACTCTGGGCAAAACGCAACGTAGCCCGCGCGTAAGACACCCAATTGCGCTGGCCTTCCAGGAAGTTAATGGTTGCTAAGCTATTGGCGCGGACAGTGTCAGGGAAGCTGGCCAACACTAGTTGCCTTACCCGGCGGAGTGTTGCGGTATCATTGGCCCGCCCGGCCGTAAAAGCCATGTTGGTAAGTGTGCGTTCCGCCTTCTTCTGAATTTCAAGCGACTTGTACCACGGCTGGAACAGGTCCTGGTGCTGGATCAGAAACAAGTCGGTTCGTGGGCTGGCGTGCGTATAGATGTAGCGCAGGTTTCGCTCGGAGCGGAGCTGTTTTGCCGATTGGGTAGCCAGGTATTCGTCTATCACCTGGGCCTGCAGGTTCTGTTTCTGGGAGGAGGAAGTAAGCGCCGTGCTGTAGGCATACAGCGTTCTGACCGAGCGGTTGCCGGCGTTGTATCGGCGCTGAAGGGTATAGAAAGCCTGTTTCGGGTGAAAGGCTGCCTGGCCATCAGCAATAAACTCGGCCGCGGGCTTAGCGCCTAAGCTGCGGTGCAGGGGCTTTCCCGTAGCATCGAAGTACAGATAGGTAGGAAAGGAAACGATATCGTGGCACTTGGCAAAAGCCGTGTCAGCGGTAATATCCACCTGGTAAGAGACGAACGTAGCGTTGTAGTATGCGGTAGCGCTAGATTCCCGGAAAGTAGTAGCAGCCATTTCCTGACAGAAATGGCATTCGGGGGAGTAAGCGTACACAAAAATGGGCTTGCGTTCATGTTGGGCCTGCGCCAGCACCGTTTCCCACGAAGTGTTCCGGAACGATATGCCTTGGTTTTGGGCCTGAGTAAGGCCATAGCAAAAGCAGAGAAGGATAGTGAGCAGCAGGACTTTCATCTTAATAAATAAATGAATAACAGACAGATAGTGATTGTAACGGCTGAAATATAGAGGTTAACCGTTGTTCTGCCAAAACGGCGGCCTCGGCACTTCGGCGCGGAGTGTGACGTATAGCCCATCTATGGCTCGTTCTGATTCGTTTCTCTCCACTATATCGGCCAAAAAGCCGCGTCCCGATGGCAAGCCCAGTCTGACGGTAAAAGAGCGGTTTTCGGCTCTTAAAAATCTGCCGGAGTTTCTGCGCCTGATCTGGCAGACCAGCCCGGCGCTTACCCTAGGCAACGTGGGGCTGCGCCTACTGCGGGCGGCTCTGCCAGTAGCCATGCTCTACGTGGGGCAGCTCATCCTCGACACGGTAGTGCAGCTGAGTCGGCAGCCAGCCTCCGAGCGGATTCTTACGCCGGTTCTCACCCTGGTAGCCCTGGAGTTTGGGCTGGCCATTCTTTCGGATGCGCTGGGACGCGGCGTGGCCCTGCTGGACTCCTTGCTAGGTGACCTGTTTGCCAACCAAACCTCGGTGCGGCTTATGCAGCACGCGGCCGAACTGGACCTCGACCAGTTCGAGGACAGCGCCTTCTACGACAAGCTGGAACGAGCCCGCCGCCAGACGTTGTCGCGCACGGTGCTCATGGCCCAGGTGCTCAGTCAGGCCCAGGACTTCATTACCATGGTTTTTCTGGCCGTAGGCCTCACGGCGTTCAACCCTTGGCTGCTGCTGTTGCTGCTGGTGGCGGTGGTGCCCGCCTTCCTGGGCGAGTCGCACTTTAATGAGCGTAGCTACTCCCTGGTGCATGGTTGGACGCCCGAGCGGCGCGAGCTGGACTACCTGCGCCAAACCGGTGCTTCCGATGAAACGGCCAAAGAAGTCAAGATTTTTGGCTTGTCGGGCTTTCTCATTGACCGGTTCCGGACGCTGTCAGATCAGTTTTACCAGCAGAACAAGTCCCTGGTGATGCGCCGGGCGGGCTGGGGCGCTTTCTTCGCAGCGGTGGGGGCAGGCGGTTACTACGCCGCCTACGTCTACATCATCAGCCAGGCCGTGCGCGGGCAGATTTCCATTGGGCAGCTCACGTTTCTGGCCGGCTCGTTTGGCCGCATGCGCGGGCTGCTGGAAGGCATTCTGAGCCGCTTTAGCTCGGTAGCAGAAGGGGCCCTTTACCTGCAGGACTTCTTCGACTTTTTCCACCTCCAGCCCCGCATCCGCCGCGACGAAACCCAGCCGGTGCGGCCGTTTCCGCATCCCATTCGGGAAGGCTTCCGGTTCGAGAACATGGGCTTTAAGTACCGCAACGCCGAAAAATGGGCCCTGCGTAACCTCAACTTCACGCTGCAAGCCGGCGAAAAACTGGCCCTAGTTGGCGAAAACGGGGCCGGCAAAACAACCCTGGTCAAGCTCCTGTCCCGGCTCTACGACCCCACTGAAGGTCGGATTTTGCTTGATGGCTACGATTTGCGCGAGTATGATCCGGCCGAGCTGCGTCAGGAAATCGGAGTGATTTTTCAGGATTTTGTGCGTTTCCAGCTGCCGGCGGGCCAGAACCTGGCCGTGGGCCGCATTGAGCAGAAGGACAATCAGCCGCGCATTGAGCAGGCCGCCGCTCAAAGCCTAGCCGATTCCGTCATTGCCAAGCTACCCCAGGGCTACGACCAGATGATTGGCCGCCGTTTCAATGGCGGCGTAGACTTGAGCGGGGGCGAGTGGCAGAAAATTGCCCTGGGCCGCGCCTACATGCGCGACGCTCAGCTACTTATCCTCGACGAGCCCACCGCCGCCCTTGATGCCCGCGCCGAATACGAGGTGTTCCAGCGCTTTAAAGACCTAACCCAGGGCAAAACCGCTGTGCTTATCTCGCACCGCTTCAGCACCGTACGCATGGCCGACCGGATTCTGGTTATTGAAAACGGACAGTTCGTGGAAATTGGGAGCCACCAAGAACTGCTGGAGCGTGGCGGCCGCTACGCTGAGCTGTTTCAGCTACAAGCTGCTGGCTACCAATAGAATAAGTGAAGTATATTTGACTTCAAGAGCATGCTAATTTAGCAGTAGCTTGCTGATAAACAGCACTAGGGTTTTTGACTGAATCGTAAAAGTAAATCTCATGAAAATGCACTTGCTTATACTAGGTTTCCTGCTGTCATGCAGTAGTGCTTTTGCTCAGAAAAACGCTATGATAATTCGTTTATCAGAAATAGAAATTTACCCAAAATATCTTGAAGAATACAAGAGTATTCTCAGAGAAGAATCGCGCGCATCCGTAAAATTAGAGCCAGGTGTTATTTCAATTTATCCAATGTATCAGAAGAGTGATTCTACACAGGTAAGAATACTAGAGATATACGCTAGCAAAGAAGCTTACCAGGCGCACTTAAAAACACCTCACTTTCAAACATATAAAACTACAACACTCAATATGGTTAAATCCTTAAAGCTTGTCGATATGGAAGCCATAGACCCAGAAACTATGTCTGAAGTGTTTCG of Hymenobacter sublimis contains these proteins:
- a CDS encoding thioredoxin family protein, which gives rise to MKVLLLTILLCFCYGLTQAQNQGISFRNTSWETVLAQAQHERKPIFVYAYSPECHFCQEMAATTFRESSATAYYNATFVSYQVDITADTAFAKCHDIVSFPTYLYFDATGKPLHRSLGAKPAAEFIADGQAAFHPKQAFYTLQRRYNAGNRSVRTLYAYSTALTSSSQKQNLQAQVIDEYLATQSAKQLRSERNLRYIYTHASPRTDLFLIQHQDLFQPWYKSLEIQKKAERTLTNMAFTAGRANDTATLRRVRQLVLASFPDTVRANSLATINFLEGQRNWVSYARATLRFAQSPHADLYTLRKTATYVKYFGKEQGPAREQESLQLVAELLPLLLQRQKDYQNTLLYAQVLHLLHQETQALSVVQEALRLAQAEQEPAEEASTLLVEIQAAQK
- a CDS encoding ABC transporter ATP-binding protein, whose amino-acid sequence is MARSDSFLSTISAKKPRPDGKPSLTVKERFSALKNLPEFLRLIWQTSPALTLGNVGLRLLRAALPVAMLYVGQLILDTVVQLSRQPASERILTPVLTLVALEFGLAILSDALGRGVALLDSLLGDLFANQTSVRLMQHAAELDLDQFEDSAFYDKLERARRQTLSRTVLMAQVLSQAQDFITMVFLAVGLTAFNPWLLLLLLVAVVPAFLGESHFNERSYSLVHGWTPERRELDYLRQTGASDETAKEVKIFGLSGFLIDRFRTLSDQFYQQNKSLVMRRAGWGAFFAAVGAGGYYAAYVYIISQAVRGQISIGQLTFLAGSFGRMRGLLEGILSRFSSVAEGALYLQDFFDFFHLQPRIRRDETQPVRPFPHPIREGFRFENMGFKYRNAEKWALRNLNFTLQAGEKLALVGENGAGKTTLVKLLSRLYDPTEGRILLDGYDLREYDPAELRQEIGVIFQDFVRFQLPAGQNLAVGRIEQKDNQPRIEQAAAQSLADSVIAKLPQGYDQMIGRRFNGGVDLSGGEWQKIALGRAYMRDAQLLILDEPTAALDARAEYEVFQRFKDLTQGKTAVLISHRFSTVRMADRILVIENGQFVEIGSHQELLERGGRYAELFQLQAAGYQ
- a CDS encoding putative quinol monooxygenase, producing the protein MKMHLLILGFLLSCSSAFAQKNAMIIRLSEIEIYPKYLEEYKSILREESRASVKLEPGVISIYPMYQKSDSTQVRILEIYASKEAYQAHLKTPHFQTYKTTTLNMVKSLKLVDMEAIDPETMSEVFRKMKK